Below is a genomic region from Pseudomonas berkeleyensis.
GTGCAGGCGCAGGATGAACATCAGTACGCCACCGTTGGCGGCCGGCATGGCCACCGGTTCGCCGTTGCGTGCATCGAGCATGAAGGTGTGCGAGGAGTTGGGCTCGGTGCCGGCAGTTGCCGCGGTGATGGCGATGATGCCGTTGGGCTCGTCCTTCTCGAAACCCAGGTATTGGATCACCTCGCCCGGGCGGTGGCGCTCGGCGGCGTCCACCAGTTGTTGCAGGTTCAGGTAGGGCGTGTCGGGCGGCAGTTCGCGCAGCTCGGGCGCTTCGCCGAGCAGGTGCTCGAGTTCGTGATGGAAGATCAATGGCAGGCCGGTGAGCGCCAGCATCAGCAGGAACAGGGTGCAGATCAGGCTGGACCAGGTGTGCAGCCATGACCAGCGGCGGATGGTTGTCGATCTCATGGTTTATCCGAGTGTCGGCACGTAAAGCGGAAAAACACCGCGGCCGTGCAAGGCGGCCACAGTGTTTTCCAGGTGCATCGGTTGCCCGCGTGGGTGCTTACCACTTGTAGCCGAGGCTGGCGGTCACCCGACGTGGGTCGCCGGCGTAGCAGTAGAAACCGTCGCAGGTGGCCAGGTATTCCTTGTCGAACAGGTTCTCGGCGTTGAGTGCGATGCTTGCACCGCGCAGGCTGGCGTCGAGCTTGCCAAGGTCGTAGCGCACGGCGGCGTCGTAGACGGTGTAGGCGCTGCTGTGACCATCGGAGAGGTCTCTGATGTTACCTATCTGGCCGACGGCGACATTGTCGGTGGAACCGACGAAGCGCGCGCCGAAGCCAACGCCGAAACCCGCCAGCGGGCCGACGCTGAAGTCATAGTTCGCCCAAAGCGAGGCTTGATGCTCAGGTGTCAGCGGGAGCGCGCGGTTCTTGTCGCGCGGGTCGCCGACCTTGGTCATCTTGCTGTTGGTATAGGTGTAGGAGGCGGTCAGGCTTAGATTCTCAGTGACGTTACCCGTGGCTTCCAGTTCAAAGCCGCGTACCTGCACTTCACTCACAGGCTCGCTGGCACCCAGCGTGTTGGTCGAAATGATGTTTTGCCGCTTCAGGTCGTAGACCGCTGCGGTGAACAGTATATCGCTACCCGGCGGCTGGTATTTGATCCCCAACTCGTACTGCTTGCCGGTGCTGGGTTGGAAGGCTTCCCCTGTGCCAGCTACGGTGTCGGTCATCCCGCCTGCTTCAGCCTGGAAGGATTCGGCGTAAGAAATGTAGGGCGTGAAACCCGAATCGAAGACGTAGCTCAGCGCCGCATTGCCACTGAATTGACTGTCGCGGCGATGATCTTTCGCGTCATTGGCGTTGTAGAACACCGAGTCGGTGTCCAGACGATCCCAGCGGCCGCCCAGAGTCAGGCGCCAGGCGTCCAGCGACAGTTGATCTTGCACATACAGGCCCGTGTTACGGCGCTTCTGGTTGTAGTCCTGCAGGCGCCAATACGTTACGCCGCTGAAGTCCTGACCGTAGACCGGGTTGATGATGTTGCTGGAGGGAGCGCTGCCGTACAGCCAGCGATAATCGGTGTTCACGCGCTGGTAATCGAGGCCGAGCAACAGCGTGTGGCCGATCACGCCAGTGTTGAAGTCGGCCTGGAAATTGTTGTCCACGGCGAAATGGCGGACGTTCTCGTCGTAGACGTTGGCGCCGCGAGCAACGGTGCCATCGGGGCTTACCGCTTCATGTGGGCCATTGGGCCAATGCATGCCGCCGGCCGTGATGATCTGGTTGTCCAGTTCCAGCTTGCTGTAGCGCAGGTTCTGGCGGAACTGCCAGACGTCGTTGATGCGGTGCTCGAAGGCATAGCCCAGGGCGTAGAAGGTCTTGTCGTAGAACTCCCAGTCCGGGTCGCCGAGGTTCTTGTTGTAGTCGACCTTGCCGGCCGGTGTGCTCAGTTTGGTGCCCTGTAGCGGCAGGAACTGGCTGGTGCCACCGGTATCGTCGCGGTTGAACTGGCTGAGGAAGGTCAGCTTGGTCTCGTCGCCAATGTTCCAGGTCAGGCTGGGCGCCAGGTTGAAGCGCTGGTCGTCCATGTGCTCGACCACCGTACCGCTGTCGCGCCCCATGCCGCTGATGCGATAGAGGAAGCGACCTTCGTCGTCGATGCGACCGGTGCTGTCGAAGTTGATCTGTTTGTGGTTGTAGTTGCCGACCTGCACTTCGACTTCATGTCTGCTTTCATCCTGCGGGCGCAGGCTGACCGCATCCACCAGGCCGCCGGGCGGCGTCTGGCCATATACCGAGGAGGCCGGGCCACGCAGGATGGCGACGCGCTCGAGGTTCCAGGTTTCCAGTTTGGGCATGGCATAGCTGCCCTTGGGCAGTGGCAGGCCGTCGAGCATCTGGATCGGCTCGAAACCGCGAATCTTCATCCAGTCGGCGCGGCTGTCGCTGCCATAACTGCTGGCGACGACGCCCGGCATGTAACGCACCGCATCGTCGAGGTTCTGCACCTTGCGGTCGCGCAGTTGTTCACGGGTGGCTACCGAAATGGAGCGCGGGGTTTCCAGCAGCGGGGTATCGGTCTTGGTGCCGACCGCGACGCGGTTGGCCAGGTAGCCGTTGGCCGGGCCCCAGGCGCTTTCGCTGGCCTGGCCCGTCGCCGTGACGGTCACGTCGGGCAGTGCCATGGCTTCCTGGTCGGCCGGCGCCAGGCTGTAGGCGCCCGAGCCGCCGCCTTGCAGCTGCAGGCCAGTGCCGCGCAATGCCTGGTTGAGCGCGTCGATGGCGTCGAAGTCACCGTTGACCGGAGCCGAACGCTTGCCGGCGGTCAGCGCCGGATCGATGCTCAGGGTAATACCCGCCTGGCTGGCGATCTGATTGAGGGTGCTGGACAGCGGGCCGGCCGGCAACTGATAGGCGTCGGCCTGAGCCAGGCCGATATGGCCAGCCATGGCGACGGTCATGGCCAGCAGGGTGTGGCGGAACGGGGCAGGGCGGAAAGACATTGCGAACTTCTCCTAAGCGGGAATGCATCTCAATGTCCTGTTGCCGAAGCAGAATGAAAAAGTGACAGGGGTGGGCAGAAAAAATATTTCTACCGCGCCATCCATGGGTTCCCCGGCTGTAGGCAAGGTCTAGATGATTCCCCCGGCAACGCTTATTTTTCGGCCGGCACCACGCGTGTCCACCAGGGGCCAACCTGTTCGATGCGTACCGGCAGGCTGGGCGGCAGGGCGGCCAGCGCCTTGTCCGTATCGTGCAAGGGGAAGCTGCCGCTGATGCGCAGTCCAGCCAGGCTCGGGTCGAGGCTGAGGTAGCCGCTACGGTACTCGCCAATCTGCTCGATCAGTTGCGCCAACGGCAGTTCGTCCGCCACCAGCATGCCACGGCTCCAGGCATCGGCGCCGATGGGAGCGGGCGTGCTGGCGCCCAGGTGCTGGCTGTCCATGCGTATCTGTTCGCCGCTGTGGACGATGCGTTCTTGCGCGCCGGATCGTGGCCGTGCGGCAACGGCAGACTGCAGCACGATCAGTTCGGTGACATCGCCTTCGCTGCGCACCAGGAAGCGTGTGCCCAGCGCTTGCAGGCGTCCTTGCGCCGTTTCGACGACGAAGGGCCGCGTATCGCCCTTGGCGGTCTGGATGAGGATTTCACCGCTGCGCAGTACCAGGCGTCGTTCCTGTCCATCGAACTCCACATCCAGCGCACTGCGGCTGTTGAGGCGGATCTGGCTGTGGTCAGCCAACAGCAGTTCGCGCTGCTCACCACCTGCGGTGTGGTAGTCGGCCAGGTAGTCACTCAGTGGCCGCTGCTGAGCCAGCAGTGCCAGGGTGATGCCCGCGGCCAGAACCACGCCCAGCGCACTGCCGCCCAGGCGCCGCAAACTGCGCCGCCGAGCACCGCCACCCTGCAGCAGGGCGCGGCGCGCCATGGGCGGCGCGGCAGCGGTCAATTGCTGATCGATGCCGCCCAACTGGCGCCAGACCACCGCGTGCTCCGGATGGGCCGCCAGCCACTGGTTGAACTCATGGCGTTGCTGATCATTGGCGTCACCGGAATCCAGGCACAGTTGCCAGGCGATGGCTTCGTCGAGGGCGCGGGCTGATACCTGGCTCATCGTGGCTCGCCATACAGCGCGATGTAACACTGACGCAGGCCCTGAGCCAGGTACTGGCGTACGCGCGACGGCGAAACGCCGAGGCGTTCGGCGATCTCGGCATGACCGAGGCCGTCCAGGCGACTATGGAAGAAGGCGGCGCGGGCCTTGCTCGACAGTTGGCCGAGCAGGCGGTCGATCTCGCTCAGTTGCTCCAAGGCCAGTGCTTGTTCTTCCGGGCTGGGGTGCAGGGCTTCGGGGGCCAGAGCGAGTTCGTCAAGGTAGGCGCGTTCCAGCGCGCTGCGGCGGAACTGGTCGACCAGCAGGCCTTTGGCGATGGTGGTGAGCAGCGCCCTTGGTTCGCGTGGGGTTTGCAGGTCATCACGGCCAAGCAGGCGAACGAAGGTGTCCTGGCTCAGGTCTTCGGCGCGTTGTGGGCAGCTGAGGCTTTTGCGCAGCCAGCCGAACAGCCAGTCGCGATGGTCGCGGTAGAGCAGACCGACCAGCTGCTGATTGCTGGAATCCTGAACCGACACGCGCACCTCGCGATAACCTAAGTTAAGGTGATAATTATTCGCATATGATTGCAGAGGTCATGTCCGGGTGCAATCACGCTGTGGCGTGGTATGACCGGCGGTGTTGGCGGCAGGGGCAAGGGGGCATGAGGTCTGTAGAGGTGAGCCCCGCCTGCCAAAGGGGCTCGTCTTGCATGTGCACTGAGCGGCGACTGCTACGCCCGTTCCTGGCGGCTGCGTGCCAGGGCACGATTGACTTCCAGCCAGCCTTGCACGGCTTCTTCGTCCATTTCCCCGAACACCCGTTGCAGCAGGCGCGCCTGCTCACGGCGCAGGGCTTGTTCCAGCTTGGCACCTTCAGGCGTGAAGCCGAGCAGACGCTTGCGCTTGTCGTCTGGCGCGGCTTCGCTGAGCACCAGGTTCATTTCCATCAGTTGCCGCAATGGTGTGTTCAGCGCCTGCTTGCTTACGCCCAGATAGCGGAGCAATTCGGTCATGTTCAGGCCCGGGTATTTGGCGATGAAGAACAGGATGCGGTGGTGTACGCGTGACAGACCGCGCTTGGCCAGCATTTCGTCGGGCTTGGCGGTGAAGGCCTGATAGCCGAAGAAGAAGGCTTCCATGGCGGCCTGCTGAACGGCGCTGTTCTTTATGGCCTGCCACCCCTGGCGGCCACTCGGCGGGCCGTCGCTGTGCGACGTTAAAAATTTCTCGGGGAAATTTTTTAGGTCAGTCATATTGACGTATCCCTGTTCGGCATCGTAGTTTCGGTCAACCAGTTTGACTTAAATCTACAGCCTTTGGCACCCCAGGAATACTCATGGCCTTCTCCGAACGCATCGCCCGCCTGAAAAGCTCCCTGATTCGTGAAATTCTCGCTGCGGCACAGCGTCCGGAGGTGATGTCCTTTGCCGGAGGCCTGCCGGCCGAACCGATGCTGCCGAAGGTGGATTGGGCCGACATGCCGGCGAGCATGGGCCAGTACGGCATGAGTGAGGGCGAGCCGGCGCTGCGTGAGGCCATCGCTGCCGAGGCGCGCGCCCTGGGCGTACCTTGCGACGCCAGCCAGGTGCTGATCGTCAGCGGCTCGCAGCAGACGCTGGATCTGGCCTCCAAGCTGTTCATCGATCCGGGCACCGAGGTGCTGCTGGAGGCGCCGACCTACCTGGCGGCCCTGCAGGCTTTCCAGTTGTTCGGCGCCAATTGCATCAGTGTGCCGCAGGAGGCCGATGGCCCTGAGCTGGCTGCACTGCGCCAGCGCCTGGAAACCAGCAAGCCAGCCTTCGCCTACCTGATCCCGACGTTCCAGAATCCGTCCGGTACCCGTTACAGCGAAGCCAAGCGCGAAGCCGTTGCCGCGTTGCTGGACGAATTCGGCGTGACCCTGATCGAAGACGAGCCGTACCGCGAGCTGGTGTTCGATGCCGGTAGCGCCACGCCGATCGTCACCCGTTTGCAGAAGGCCAGCTGGATCTACACCGGCACGGTGTCCAAGACCCTGCTGCCGGGCCTGCGTGTCGGCTATCTGATCGCCACCAAGGATCTCTACCCGCACCTGCTGCGCCTGAAGCAGTCGGCCGACCTGCACACCAACCGCATCGGTCAGTGGCAGGCACTGCAATGGCTGGGCAGCGAGCAGTACCGCGGTCACCTGGCCGAGCTGCGTGACTTCTACCGCATCCGCCGCGACGCCATGCAGGTGGCTCTGGAAGAGCACTTTGGCGAGCTGGCCAACTGGGAAATTCCGCAGGGCGGACTGTTCTTCTGGCTGACCCTGAAACAGCCGCTGGACACCCGTACGCTGCTGGATGCGGCGCTGGCACAGAATGTCGCGTTCATGCCGGGCGAGCCGTTCTTCATCGACCCGGACGCCAATCCAGGCTATCTGCGGCTGAACTTCAGCCACGTGGCCCCGGAGCGTCTGGGTGAAGGTTTGCGCCGGTTGGCTGCGGTTGTTCGTGACGCGCAGGGCGAATCAGGGGTTTGAATTCTTAGGCGGCGAATTTGCCGCGAGCGTTAAGGAGGGCGGGGCAATGTTCAAGGTCTACGGCGATTACCGGTCGGGCAACTGCTACAAGGTCAAGCTGATGCTGCATCTGCTGGGCAAGGAGTACCAGTGGATTCCCATCGATATTCTCAAGGGCGAGACGCAGAGCGACGCCTTCCTGGCCAAGAACCCCAACGGCAAGATTCCGGTGCTGGAGCTGGAGGACGGTACTTGTCTGTGGGAGTCCAACGCCATCCTCAACTTCCTCGCCGAGGGCAGCGAATTCCTGCCGAGCGAACCGCGTCTGCGCACCCAGGTGCTGCAATGGCAGTTCTTCGAGCAATACAGCCATGAGCCCAACGTCGCCGTGGCCCGCTTCATCCAGCTCTACCTGGGCTTGCCGGAGGATCGTCGTGAAGAACATGGCGTTCGCCTGGTACGTGGCTACAAGGCGCTCAAGGTGATGGAGCAGCAATTGCTGCGCACGCCGTATCTGGTGGGCGAGCAATACTCCATCGCGGATATCGCTTTGTACGCCTACACCCATGTGGCCGAAGAGGGTGGTTTCAGTCTGGAAGCCTTCCCGGCCATTCTCGCCTGGACGGACCGGGTGGCCAGTCACCCACGTCATGTCACCATGCTGGGCTGATCGAAAGCCTCACGCTTGATCGTTGGCGGGCTGCGCTCTTGAGGCGCAGCGCTGCCGCCACATCAGCGGGCTCAGCCCGGTTTCGCGGCGAAAGGTGCGGGTGAAGTGCGACTGATCGCAGAAACCGTGGGCATGAGCGATTTGTGTCAACGGCTGGTCGCTGACCAGCATCATCTCCCTGGCGGCTTCGATGCGCTTGCGGGCCACATAGGCCA
It encodes:
- a CDS encoding TonB-dependent siderophore receptor, giving the protein MSFRPAPFRHTLLAMTVAMAGHIGLAQADAYQLPAGPLSSTLNQIASQAGITLSIDPALTAGKRSAPVNGDFDAIDALNQALRGTGLQLQGGGSGAYSLAPADQEAMALPDVTVTATGQASESAWGPANGYLANRVAVGTKTDTPLLETPRSISVATREQLRDRKVQNLDDAVRYMPGVVASSYGSDSRADWMKIRGFEPIQMLDGLPLPKGSYAMPKLETWNLERVAILRGPASSVYGQTPPGGLVDAVSLRPQDESRHEVEVQVGNYNHKQINFDSTGRIDDEGRFLYRISGMGRDSGTVVEHMDDQRFNLAPSLTWNIGDETKLTFLSQFNRDDTGGTSQFLPLQGTKLSTPAGKVDYNKNLGDPDWEFYDKTFYALGYAFEHRINDVWQFRQNLRYSKLELDNQIITAGGMHWPNGPHEAVSPDGTVARGANVYDENVRHFAVDNNFQADFNTGVIGHTLLLGLDYQRVNTDYRWLYGSAPSSNIINPVYGQDFSGVTYWRLQDYNQKRRNTGLYVQDQLSLDAWRLTLGGRWDRLDTDSVFYNANDAKDHRRDSQFSGNAALSYVFDSGFTPYISYAESFQAEAGGMTDTVAGTGEAFQPSTGKQYELGIKYQPPGSDILFTAAVYDLKRQNIISTNTLGASEPVSEVQVRGFELEATGNVTENLSLTASYTYTNSKMTKVGDPRDKNRALPLTPEHQASLWANYDFSVGPLAGFGVGFGARFVGSTDNVAVGQIGNIRDLSDGHSSAYTVYDAAVRYDLGKLDASLRGASIALNAENLFDKEYLATCDGFYCYAGDPRRVTASLGYKW
- a CDS encoding aminotransferase-like domain-containing protein; its protein translation is MAFSERIARLKSSLIREILAAAQRPEVMSFAGGLPAEPMLPKVDWADMPASMGQYGMSEGEPALREAIAAEARALGVPCDASQVLIVSGSQQTLDLASKLFIDPGTEVLLEAPTYLAALQAFQLFGANCISVPQEADGPELAALRQRLETSKPAFAYLIPTFQNPSGTRYSEAKREAVAALLDEFGVTLIEDEPYRELVFDAGSATPIVTRLQKASWIYTGTVSKTLLPGLRVGYLIATKDLYPHLLRLKQSADLHTNRIGQWQALQWLGSEQYRGHLAELRDFYRIRRDAMQVALEEHFGELANWEIPQGGLFFWLTLKQPLDTRTLLDAALAQNVAFMPGEPFFIDPDANPGYLRLNFSHVAPERLGEGLRRLAAVVRDAQGESGV
- a CDS encoding glutathione S-transferase family protein — protein: MFKVYGDYRSGNCYKVKLMLHLLGKEYQWIPIDILKGETQSDAFLAKNPNGKIPVLELEDGTCLWESNAILNFLAEGSEFLPSEPRLRTQVLQWQFFEQYSHEPNVAVARFIQLYLGLPEDRREEHGVRLVRGYKALKVMEQQLLRTPYLVGEQYSIADIALYAYTHVAEEGGFSLEAFPAILAWTDRVASHPRHVTMLG
- a CDS encoding MarR family winged helix-turn-helix transcriptional regulator; the encoded protein is MTDLKNFPEKFLTSHSDGPPSGRQGWQAIKNSAVQQAAMEAFFFGYQAFTAKPDEMLAKRGLSRVHHRILFFIAKYPGLNMTELLRYLGVSKQALNTPLRQLMEMNLVLSEAAPDDKRKRLLGFTPEGAKLEQALRREQARLLQRVFGEMDEEAVQGWLEVNRALARSRQERA
- a CDS encoding FecR domain-containing protein; protein product: MSQVSARALDEAIAWQLCLDSGDANDQQRHEFNQWLAAHPEHAVVWRQLGGIDQQLTAAAPPMARRALLQGGGARRRSLRRLGGSALGVVLAAGITLALLAQQRPLSDYLADYHTAGGEQRELLLADHSQIRLNSRSALDVEFDGQERRLVLRSGEILIQTAKGDTRPFVVETAQGRLQALGTRFLVRSEGDVTELIVLQSAVAARPRSGAQERIVHSGEQIRMDSQHLGASTPAPIGADAWSRGMLVADELPLAQLIEQIGEYRSGYLSLDPSLAGLRISGSFPLHDTDKALAALPPSLPVRIEQVGPWWTRVVPAEK
- a CDS encoding RNA polymerase sigma factor yields the protein MSVQDSSNQQLVGLLYRDHRDWLFGWLRKSLSCPQRAEDLSQDTFVRLLGRDDLQTPREPRALLTTIAKGLLVDQFRRSALERAYLDELALAPEALHPSPEEQALALEQLSEIDRLLGQLSSKARAAFFHSRLDGLGHAEIAERLGVSPSRVRQYLAQGLRQCYIALYGEPR